Sequence from the Xenorhabdus nematophila ATCC 19061 genome:
CATGGTGCTCAACACGCCCGCAATATTCGGTGCCTCTGTCTGTCAGAATACGTAACATCGGCAATCTATGAGCGCTGAAGAACGGCAGCACACGGTCATTCAGTAAATCCGCCGCCGTAATGGGCGTTTTACTCGTATAGAGTTTCGCGAAAGCCACTTTACTGTAAGTATCGACGAAAGTTTGTTGGTACAAGCGTCCCACGCCTTTAAGATTACCGACATAAAAGGTATCTTGCGACCCTAAATAGCCAGGATGAGCGGTTTCAATTTCGCCACAAGCTTCGTCATCATGCTGCTTACGTTCAAGGGCGGCGACCTGCTCGTCAGTCAGGATAATGCCTTCGTCAGCCACTTTCTTTTCAAGGGCTGCCAGGCGCTTTTTGAAGTTCTCAAGATGATGTCTGAGCCAGATAGAACGGACACCACTGGCAGACACAAAGATGCCTGCTTTTCTGAGCTCATTACTCGTTCTGGCTTGCCCATAGGCCGGGAATTCGATGGCCGAGTTGATAACGGCGTGTTCGGTCTCCGCATCCACACGGTTCTTCAGATTAGGGGTTTTTCTGCTTTGGTTGATTAATGCATCAATCCCGCCCGTTTCAACGAGTTCCTGATAACGATAAAACGTATCTCTGGATACGCCCATCACTTTACAGGCTCTCGAGACATTACTGAGTTCTTCAGCAAGATTAAGCAGACCCGCCTTGTGTTTGATGATGGGATTGCTAGTATAAAGCATGACAGTTACCTCTTAGTCTTTGATTATGGATTCATCACCTTTAATCAAAGTCGGTAACTCTCTTCTTTTCAAACTGAAGTGTCAGATCTGGTCTGAACTAATACAGTTATGGCGACCAATTTGCAATTAACTTTTCTTGAGTACTTATCTTAATTTTATTGATTTTTTAATTGAGAATTAAGTAACTTCATTATTAATTTTAATAAATTATCATATCCTCTTTTTGCAAATAAATAATAATATCTTGCCCGCAAACAACCATGTATGGCTTCATCTTCTATATTGACATAAACTTCTATTCCGTTTTGTTTCATGCGAGTAGACATTTCTGTAACATCATCAGATAAAGGATCAATAGCCGCCCAAAATACAGCGGGAGGTAACTCTGACAGGTTTTCAGCGCGTAACGGAGAAGCGTATGAAATAAGTCTATTTTCGTTCTGACCAAGGTATGACTTGGTAAAGAAATACATTTCATCACAAAATTCTTGAGATGAATCTCTCACTTTCTTTTGAACCCATCGGTGGACATCTAATACCGGATTGATGGCAATGGAACCTGCCAATTGTGGTAACTTGTTGTCTCGCAACCAAAGTGGTAATGCTATTGACCAGCTTCCACCGCAACTTTCACCAGCGAAATAAATTTGGTCAAGATTGATGCCTTTCTGTTTTGCAATTTTATGTATATAAAGATAAACATCACAACAATCTTCAAGCGCAGCAGGATGAGGATGTTCCGGAGCGAGCCGATAATTAAACGTTACCACTTTTACATTAAGATCAAGCACTAAATCTTCGCCCATACTTTCAACAACACTGAGATCACCGCTTACAAAACCACCTCCGTGAGCATATATAATACAAGGTAAAACGTGCTTTGATTCAGTTTGCCTATTGGGTGAATAAATCCGAATATCAATGGGTTCTCCTGTTATTGAACTTTTGCATTGTAAATCTTCTGAATTTGTTCCATCTCTTGGCCTGGGAGGAAACTGTGAAAACAATGCTTTATAGCTAGATCTTACATAATCAAGATCTTTGTTATAAAAATCTGATGCAATTACGTTTGAGCACGCATATTCGTAGTCTTTCATAGATTGTGTTAATTTGGCTCTCATTGATTATCTCCTGTGATTAAATATAACCGTCATTCCGCACCTCATTCCTGATTTAAAAATCATGTGATTTGCCGCACGCGTTGTTGATTTACGCCTCAAATCAGATTGACAGCGATCTCCGGTTTTGATCTATTACTTCTATTTACCGGAAGCCCAACATGTCTCTCTCTGAACCTGCCATCAAACGTCTCGATCACCTCGGCCTTGTCGCCGCTTTTTGCCATGAGATCGGTTTACCCCGCATGATTGATGCCATTTTGCCTAAATATGCAGAGCATACGGTTTCTCATGGCGAGGCTCTTTTAGCAATGATCCTCAATGGGTTGGGTTTCCACAGTCGAACGCTCCATATGTGCCCTGATTTTTTTAAGCACAAACCCGTTGAACGCCTGATTGGGGCGGGAATTATGGCTGAACACCTCAATGATGATGTGCTCGGCCGCACGCTGGATGCCTTGTTTGACCACGGTGTCTCTGAAATTTATCAGGTTATCGCCGAGCCGGTTATTGATAAATTAGCCTTAAAACCCGATTCCATTCACCTTGATATCACGAGTTTTCACGTGGATGGTGAGTACAAACTCCCCGATGATGACGAGACAAAACGCATCGTTCTGGTGAAGGGGTACAGTGGTGATCACCGTCCTGACCTGAATCAGATTGTGCTGCAACTTATCTGTGAAAATCAGGCGGGGATCCCCGTATATATGCAGGCGATGAGCGGAAACACCCACGACACCAAAGCGTTTGCAGAGACGACGAAACATCACATTGGCTGCCTGAAAGCAGCCCAAAACAGCCGTTACCTGATTGCCGATGCCGCGCTTTATACCCAAGAGACCCTCGCCTCACTTTATCAACAAAATCAAAAATTTATTACCCGGGTTCCCGTAACCATTAAAGAGGCAAAACAGCACCTGCTGACGGTGAATACCGACCAGTTACAACCGGTTACGGAAGGTTATGCCGGTCATTGGATTGAATCTTGCTACGGGGGCGTTCCACAGCGCTGGTTACTGGTCAACAGTGAAGCAGCGATGCATCGTGAACATCAGACTTTCAGGAAAAATACGCGGATTTCGACGGAAAAAGAACTGAAACAGTTCGAAAAACTCAGCAAAAAGTCGTTTTCCTGTGGTGAAGATGCCTTGCAGGCATTGCGTGACTTCGAAGCAGAATGCCAGTTTATCGGCATTGAGGCCCCCAAAGTTCAAAAAATCGCGGTGTATAAGGGGCGAGGCCGCCCGGCTAAAGGCCAACAACCCGATAGTATGCATTATCAGCTTTCTGCCTCGGTCTATAGCCATCTGGAGAAAGTGGCTTATGCCCGCCTCAAAGTCGGTATGTTTATTCTGGCGACGAATGAAATGGACGATAAGGCGCTGAATATGGAAACTCTGCTGGCTAATTACAAAGCGCAACAAAAAGTCGAGCGGGGTTTCCGTTTCCTGAAAAGTCCGGTGTTTCTGACCTCAGCGATTTATTTGAAAAAGCCAGAACGTATCGAAGCGTTATTAATGATAATGACATGCAGTTTAATGGTTTATGCCGCACTGGAGCATAAGATCCGCACCGGACTGAAGCAAAATCCCCCGTTCTATCCCGATATGAAAGGTAAACCCACCCAATCTCCCACGGCACGTTGGGTGTTTTTAACCTTCGAAGGGATTAGTACTTTCGAGTTTCAGGAACACCGTATGGTGACGGGAATACAGATGTATCAAAATGAACTGCTGAAAATATTGGGGCAACCCTATGAATCATTTTATTCCTGAAAGTGGTGCGGAATGTCGGTTTTATTGATCGAAAACCAGCAATCATTCATTGATGAAGTACTTCCTCATGAACTTGCACACTTATTGGCTTATCATCAGTTCGGTCGAGTAGCACCACATGGAAAAGAGTGGCGCTTTATCATGGAAATGGTACTTAAAGTAGCAGCCAACCGAACACATCAATTCTCAGTTGATTCTGTCCGCAATAAAGTATTCACTTATTGTTGTCGCTGTCGGCAACATGAACTGACAATCAGACAACATAATAAAGTCCTCAGAGGGAAAAGTTGTTATATTTGTCGGCAATGTGGAGAAAGAATAGTATTTTCAGAAACCCGTTAAAAAAACCGAAAAGATACTCCAGAATCAGAACATCTTAGTTTAAATATTTACTTCAATAAGCTACTCACCTTTCACGTTCATTTTAGTCGCAATGCTTTTTGCTCTGATTTCTTCAGCTTCAGCTATAACTTGATCTGCTGTTTTTCCATGAAGTGACCGGAAGAATTTTCGTTCTAATTTTTCGATATCACTATGATGAATATCTCCACTCTTATTACCCTTAAATAATTCATCAAAATCAATACTATTCATCATAGTGACATTCAAAGAATCATCAAATTTCAATTTATTATCTTCTGATAAAGCATCTCTGATTTTTTCAATAGATACCTTTACTGATATTTCATTGGTACCATCAATCTTAGGTTGATTATCACACCCAGTTAATGCAAAACTAAAAAAACAGATTACCAACAATTTTTTCATGATAAGCTCCATCCGTTACCATTTACGGTAATGATAGCAAAATAAAACAGATATAATATAAAAACTCAAATACATTAAAGTAAAAAGACAAATAAAATAGATAAAAATCATTATGTACTTAATTAATCACATATTTCTGTGTAATCAGCAAGATTAAAATCTAAAAGACCAAAGTGAGGCAACATAAATAAGATTAAGTAATTAAAACAAAAAAATCGCCTAAAAAAATCACTTTAAGTATTATATTCCATATAATAATCACATTATTTATCATATCATATCATATCATATCAAATCATATTCAAATTTAAGCACAACTCACAGAGAATGCTCCCTCATACCGTTTAAAACAACAAAAAGTGATCGCAGTAACTTCCTACAGAAAAAAGAGTTACAAATGCAACTAAAGATATAAATAAAGGCTTATCGTGTTATCGATATTGGGTAGAAAATTCACTCGCCAACAGCACAACCGCAACAAGATACGATAAATAGGTATATCATTACGCCAGTATGTTGTCACTGGCGTTTGTCATCCTGTTATTACCAATGTTGATCGAATGATTCAAGAACAATAAAACATCAATAACGTCTGGTTAAAGTCAAAATAGTAAGTAATGTTTTCCATCCGACATTCCGCACCACTTTCAGGAATAAAATGATTCATAGGGTTGCCCCAATATTTTCAGCAGTTCATTTTGATACATCTGTATTCCCGTCACCATACGGTGTTCCTGAAACTCGAAAGTACTAATCCCTTCGAAGGTTAAAAACACCCAACGTGCCGTGGGAGATTGGGTGGGTTTACCTTTCATATCGGGATAGAACGGGGGATTTTGCTTCAGTCCGGTGCGGATCTTATGCTCCAGTGCGGCATAAACCATTAAACTGCATGTCATTATCATTAATAACGCTTCGATACGTTCTGGCTTTTTCAAATAAATCGCTGAGGTCAGAAACACCGGACTTTTCAGGAAACGGAAACCCCGCTCGACTTTTTGTTGCGCTTTGTAATTAGCCAGCAGAGTTTCCATATTCAGCGCCTTATCGTCCATTTCATTCGTCGCCAGAATAAACATACCGACTTTGAGGCAGGCATAAGCCACTTTCTCCAGATGGCTATAGACCGAGGCAGAAAGCTGATAATGCATACTATCGGGTTGTTGGCCTTTAGCCGGGCGGCCTCGCCCCTTATACACCGCGATTTTTTGAACTTTGGGGGCCTCAATGCCGATAAACTGGCATTCTGCTTCGAAGTCACGCAATGCCTGCAAGGCATCTTCACCACAGGAAAACGACTTTTTGCTGAGTTTTTCGAACTGTTTCAGTTCTTTTTCCGTCGAAATCCGCGTATTTTTCCTGAAAGTCTGATGTTCACGATGCATCGCTGCTTCACTGTTGACCAGTAACCAGCGCTGTGGAACGCCCCCGTAGCAAGATTCAATCCAATGACCGGCATAACCTTCCGTAACCGGTTGTAACTGGTCGGTATTCACCGTCAGCAGGTGCTGTTTTGCCTCTTTAATGGTTACGGGAACCCGGGTAATAAATTTTTGATTTTGTTGATAAAGTGAGGCGAGGGTCTCTTGGGTATAAAGCGCGGCATCGGCAATCAGGTAACGGCTGTTTTGGGCTGCTTTCAGGCAGCCAATGTGATGTTTCGTCGTCTCTGCAAACGCTTTGGTGTCGTGGGTGTTTCCGCTCATCGCCTGCATATATACGGGGATCCCCGCCTGATTTTCACAGATAAGTTGCAGCACAATCTGATTCAGGTCAGGACGGTGATCACCACTGTACCCCTTCACCAGAACGATGCGTTTTGTCTCGTCATCATCGGGGAGTTTGTACTCACCATCCACGTGAAAACTCGTGATATCAAGGTGAATGGAATCGGGTTTTAAGGCTAATTTATCAATAACCGGCTCGGCGATAACCTGATAAATTTCAGAGACACCGTGGTCAAACAAGGCATCCAGCGTGCGGCCGAGCACATCATCATTGAGGTGTTCAGCCATAATTCCCGCCCCAATCAGGCGTTCAACGGGTTTGTGCTTAAAAAAATCAGGGCACATATGGAGCGTTCGACTGTGGAAACCCAACCCATTGAGGATCATTGCTAAAAGAGCCTCGCCATGAGAAACCGTATGCTCTGCATATTTAGGCAAAATGGCATCAATCATGCGGGGTAAACCGATCTCATGGCAAAAAGCGGCGACAAGGCCGAGGTGATCGAGACGTTTGATGGCAGGTTCAGAGAGAGACATGTTGGGCTTCCGGTAAATAGAAGTAATAGCTCAAAACCGGAGATCGCTGTCAATCTGATTTGAGGCGTAAATCAACAACGCGTGCGGCAAATCACATGATTTTTAAATCAGGAATGAGGTGCGGAATGACGGGTTAATGTTAATATTTTTAAAAAAAATCTATATCCAATGGATTTCAAGATGCAGCGCGACGGCAAGGGAATGACAAATTCGTCGGGAACGAATTTGCCCAGCCAAAGGCTGGCCTCCGGTGAAAGGCAGGAGCCTTTCATTAATCCCCAGGAGCATAGCTAACTATGTGACTGGGGTGAGTGAACGCAGCCAACAAAGCTGCAATTTGAAAGACGACGGGTATATAACTAAACACACAGAATAGATAAGCACACGATCAATTTTCAGTTTTGAAGGTAAATACCTATTTCAACGTATTGAAAGACCAATCGGATAACCAAGTCCACAATAATAGAAGGTATATTAGCTGAATGAGTACATCTGAATGCAATCAATATACACAATGAAAACAAGGTATTGCTCACTTTCACTAATAAAAATACTAGATTAATATGCTAAATTACAGCATAATATTAACAATAAAAAGGATTTAATCCTGACAGGGTGTTTTGAACAGATACAAGCGTGATAAGGTACACGATTTCTTGCTTTAATTGTTAATGTCACGAACAATCACAATGCCTTCGCATTAAGAAAAAATAATGTTATTTTTCAATATGATGAAAA
This genomic interval carries:
- a CDS encoding IS481 family transposase: MLYTSNPIIKHKAGLLNLAEELSNVSRACKVMGVSRDTFYRYQELVETGGIDALINQSRKTPNLKNRVDAETEHAVINSAIEFPAYGQARTSNELRKAGIFVSASGVRSIWLRHHLENFKKRLAALEKKVADEGIILTDEQVAALERKQHDDEACGEIETAHPGYLGSQDTFYVGNLKGVGRLYQQTFVDTYSKVAFAKLYTSKTPITAADLLNDRVLPFFSAHRLPMLRILTDRGTEYCGRVEHHDYQLYLAVNDIDHTRTKAMSPQTNGICERFHKTILNEFYQVTFRKKLYGSLDELQKDLDKWMDNYNNHRTHQGKMCCGRTPIETLQDGKSIWAEKNLTQI
- a CDS encoding alpha/beta hydrolase, with translation MRAKLTQSMKDYEYACSNVIASDFYNKDLDYVRSSYKALFSQFPPRPRDGTNSEDLQCKSSITGEPIDIRIYSPNRQTESKHVLPCIIYAHGGGFVSGDLSVVESMGEDLVLDLNVKVVTFNYRLAPEHPHPAALEDCCDVYLYIHKIAKQKGINLDQIYFAGESCGGSWSIALPLWLRDNKLPQLAGSIAINPVLDVHRWVQKKVRDSSQEFCDEMYFFTKSYLGQNENRLISYASPLRAENLSELPPAVFWAAIDPLSDDVTEMSTRMKQNGIEVYVNIEDEAIHGCLRARYYYLFAKRGYDNLLKLIMKLLNSQLKNQ
- a CDS encoding DUF6694 family lipoprotein, whose protein sequence is MKKLLVICFFSFALTGCDNQPKIDGTNEISVKVSIEKIRDALSEDNKLKFDDSLNVTMMNSIDFDELFKGNKSGDIHHSDIEKLERKFFRSLHGKTADQVIAEAEEIRAKSIATKMNVKGE
- a CDS encoding IS1634 family transposase, which encodes MSLSEPAIKRLDHLGLVAAFCHEIGLPRMIDAILPKYAEHTVSHGEALLAMILNGLGFHSRTLHMCPDFFKHKPVERLIGAGIMAEHLNDDVLGRTLDALFDHGVSEIYQVIAEPVIDKLALKPDSIHLDITSFHVDGEYKLPDDDETKRIVLVKGYSGDHRPDLNQIVLQLICENQAGIPVYMQAMSGNTHDTKAFAETTKHHIGCLKAAQNSRYLIADAALYTQETLASLYQQNQKFITRVPVTIKEAKQHLLTVNTDQLQPVTEGYAGHWIESCYGGVPQRWLLVNSEAAMHREHQTFRKNTRISTEKELKQFEKLSKKSFSCGEDALQALRDFEAECQFIGIEAPKVQKIAVYKGRGRPAKGQQPDSMHYQLSASVYSHLEKVAYACLKVGMFILATNEMDDKALNMETLLANYKAQQKVERGFRFLKSPVFLTSAIYLKKPERIEALLMIMTCSLMVYAALEHKIRTGLKQNPPFYPDMKGKPTQSPTARWVFLTFEGISTFEFQEHRMVTGIQMYQNELLKILGQPYESFYS
- a CDS encoding IS1634 family transposase, with amino-acid sequence MSLSEPAIKRLDHLGLVAAFCHEIGLPRMIDAILPKYAEHTVSHGEALLAMILNGLGFHSRTLHMCPDFFKHKPVERLIGAGIMAEHLNDDVLGRTLDALFDHGVSEIYQVIAEPVIDKLALKPDSIHLDITSFHVDGEYKLPDDDETKRIVLVKGYSGDHRPDLNQIVLQLICENQAGIPVYMQAMSGNTHDTKAFAETTKHHIGCLKAAQNSRYLIADAALYTQETLASLYQQNQKFITRVPVTIKEAKQHLLTVNTDQLQPVTEGYAGHWIESCYGGVPQRWLLVNSEAAMHREHQTFRKNTRISTEKELKQFEKLSKKSFSCGEDALQALRDFEAECQFIGIEAPKVQKIAVYKGRGRPAKGQQPDSMHYQLSASVYSHLEKVAYARLKVGMFILATNEMDDKALNMETLLANYKAQQKVERGFRFLKSPVFLTSAIYLKKPERIEALLMIMTCSLMVYAALEHKIRTGLKQNPPFYPDMKGKPTQSPTARWVFLTFEGISTFEFQEHRMVTGIQMYQNELLKILGQPYESFYS